In Cololabis saira isolate AMF1-May2022 chromosome 10, fColSai1.1, whole genome shotgun sequence, a single window of DNA contains:
- the LOC133452260 gene encoding histone-binding protein N1/N2-like, translated as MSNHKTRFTRSFDDGSGNAPRSTCLFRAKLKHSRSQSVSHSAAARHSFILSLYLFLSKLHMEEARQLIGAGQKLLVVGKPLEAVTALQEACAQLAKKYGDTADECGEAFFWCGKALLDVARMENSVLGNALEGVPEEDEPEDEPKDSNVEGTEKVDEKTRDELRAQVYDAMAEKKKEDAEEGKDEKTEADGRQGKAEKADEEDAGEAGEEKSKTEEKTDQEPAEKEEERPAEVKTVDEQEGSTPKEEESTPKEEESTPKEEESTPKEEAAGDGEEAADEQEEEAGGEEEDGDAEMEADVADATSEKSQDSEDEGVGNLQLAWEMLELAKVIYKRKDSKEDQLMAAQAHLKLGEVSLESGNYTQALEDFQACLALQVTHLPPDSRLLAETHYQLGMTYGLTHRYGQTVTELSSSISVITSRLERLQETLDKADGPDALPDERKEMEELKALLPEIQEKVEDARESLKSLSKAVERSNSESGVNSEDSSSSSAIPSTLTSKAAGTVPVSDISHLVRKKRKPEESPVKAGDAKKVKQDGPGPGANGLHKANGDSNGLAENMETEK; from the exons ATGAGCAACCATAAAACAA GATTCACTCGCTCGTTTGATGACGGATCCGGAAATGCACCGCGAAGCACGTGCTTATTTCGCGCCAAATTGAAACACTCacgcagtcagtcagtcagtcactcCGCGGCAGCACGCCACTCTTTTATACTTTCTTTGTATCTGTTTTTATCGAAG CTCCACATGGAGGAGGCCAGGCAGCTGATCGGAGCCGGGCAGAAGCTGCTGGTGGTCGGGAAGCCGCTGGAGGCGGTGACGGCGCTGCAGGAGGCCTGCGCCCAGCT AGCTAAGAAGTATGGAGACACGGCAGACGAGTGTGGAGAAGCGTTCTTCTGGTGTGGTAAAGCCCTGCTGGATGTGGCCAG GATGGAGAACTCCGTCCTGGGCAACGCTCTGGAGGGGGTGCCGGAGGAGGACGAACCAGAAGACGAACCCAAAGACTCCAACGTCGAGGGCACAGAGAAGGTGGATG AGAAGACCAGGGACGAGCTGAGGGCTCAGGTGTACGACGCCATGGccgagaagaagaaagaggatgcagaagaggGTAAAGATGAAAAGACGGAGGCTGATGGTCGTCAAGGGAAAGCGGAGAAGGCGGACGAGGAAGATGCCGGGGAGGCTGGAGAAGAGAAATCCAAAACTGAGGAGAAAACTGACCAGGAGCCagcggagaaggaggaggaacgTCCTGCTGAAGTCAAAACTGTTGATGAGCAAGAAGGATCAACTcccaaagaagaagaatcaactcccaaagaagaagaatcaactcccaaagaagaagaatcaaCTCCCAAAGAAGAAGCGGCTGGCGACGGGGAGGAAGCGGCTGATGagcaagaagaagaagcaggag gTGAGGAAGAAGACGGTGATGCAGAGATGGAGGCTGACGTAGCGGATGCGACTTCTGAGAAG TCCCAGGACAGCGAGGACGAGGGCGTGGGGAACCTGCAGCTGGCCTGGGAGATGCTGGAGCTGGCTAAAGTCATCTACAAGCG AAAGGACAGCAAGGAGGACCAGCTGATGGCGGCTCAGGCCCACCTGAAGCTCGGGGAGGTTTCTCTTGAATCAG GAAACTACACCCAAGCGCTGGAGGACTTCCAGGCGTGTCTGGCTCTGCAGGTGACTCACCTGCCCCCGGACAGCCGGCTGCTGGCCGAGACTCACTACCAGCTGGGCATGACCTACGGCCTGACCCACCGCTACGGCCAGACCGTCACGGAGCTGAGCAGCTCCATCTCCGTCATCACCAGCAGGCTGG AGAGACTTCAGGAGACGCTGGATAAAGCCGACGGCCCCGACGCTCTGCCGGACGAGAGGAAGGAGATGGAGGAGCTGAAAGCTCTGCTGCCAGAGATCCAGGAGAAGGTGGAGGACGCCAGGGAGAGCCTGAAGAGTCTGAGcaaggct GTTGAGCGCTCCAATTCTGAGTCTGGTGTCAACAGTGAAGACTCTTCGTCCAGTTCAGCA ATTCCAAGCACTTTAACCAGCAAAGCGGCCGGCACAGTTCCAGTGTCTGACATCTCCCACCTGGTCAGAAAGAAG AGAAAACCCGAGGAGAGTCCGGTGAAGGCGGGCGACGCCAAGAAGGTGAAGCAGGACGGCCCGGGGCCCGGAGCCAATGGGCTGCACAAAGCCAACGGAGACTCAAACGGACTGGCCGAGAACATGGAGACCGAGAAATGA